The Trichoplusia ni isolate ovarian cell line Hi5 chromosome 17, tn1, whole genome shotgun sequence genome includes a region encoding these proteins:
- the LOC113502414 gene encoding uncharacterized protein LOC113502414, protein MTCGRHNARTNMASQLAAIILWLGGSVLGLRDIQLSVPEAVGVGASATLGCRWALDVGEALYTVKWYHGAQEFFRFVPKELPNTRVFSQTGISVDVSRSGAQQVVLRGVSRGLSGRYRCEVSADAPFFHTVYKSAFMRVVELPEMGPSVRAQKSWYSIGDMLRANCTSPPADPPANLTWLLNGQEVKGLDIPLHDTSYARRKPVITDSSLEDANRIIFSPWDAISGYEEPVTDNVIDIPGNIGGEVGIPRTDSNRKNKEESTTRLAPRLEQIANKLNISTEEEKSNKSSSFSQLVIRVQSVHFRKGRVNVTCVAHVLSVWSNSGVLILDEERPQIAPVMGSRDSNSGLRRSTSHIGVLAIFNCLLYRYWTVR, encoded by the exons GCGTGTTAGGTCTGCGTGACATCCAGCTAAGTGTGCCGGAGGCCGTGGGCGTCGGCGCCAGCGCCACGCTCGGCTGTCGCTGGGCGCTGGACGTGGGCGAGGCGCTTTACACCGTCAAGTGGTACCACGGTGCCCAGGAGTTCTTCCGCTTCGTACCCAAAGAACTGCCCAACACGCGAGTCTTCTCACAAACAGGCATCAGTGTTGAT GTGTCGAGGTCTGGCGCGCAGCAGGTGGTGCTGCGGGGCGTGTCGCGAGGACTCAGCGGCCGCTACCGGTGCGAGGTGTCCGCCGACGCGCCCTTCTTCCACACCGTCTACAAGAGCGCGTTCATGAGAGTCGTGG AGTTGCCGGAGATGGGGCCCAGTGTGCGGGCTCAGAAGAGCTGGTACTCTATCGGTGACATGCTGCGAGCGAACTGCACGTCACCGCCCGCTGACCCACCAGCCAACCTCACGTGGCTACTCAACGGACAGGAg GTGAAAGGCTTGGATATCCCACTGCACGACACGTCATACGCGCGAAGAAAACCTGTGATAACCGACTCGTCGCTCGAAGATGCAAATAGAATTATATTCAGTCCGTGGGACGCAATCTCGGGGTACGAGGAACCCGTGACCGACAATGTAATAGACATTCCCGGCAATATCGGCGGAGAAGTGGGCATTCCCCGCACTGATAGCAATCGGAAAAACAAGGAGGAGAGCACCACCCGCCTTGCACCCAGACTAGAGCAAATAgcaaataaattgaacattAGTACTGAGGAAGAGAAATCCAATAAATCATCGTCGTTCAGCCAGCTTGTTATAAGAGTACAGTCAGTACACTTTCGCAAA GGGCGGGTGAACGTGACGTGTGTGGCGCACGTGCTGTCCGTGTGGTCGAACAGCGGCGTGCTCATACTCGACGAGGAGAGGCCGCAGATAGCCCCAGTTATGGGCAGCCGGGACTCCAACTCAG GGCTGCGTCGGTCGACGTCGCACATCGGAGTGCTGGCGATATTCAACTGTTTGTTGTACAGATACTG gaCTGTCCGATGA